In one window of Brassica rapa cultivar Chiifu-401-42 chromosome A07, CAAS_Brap_v3.01, whole genome shotgun sequence DNA:
- the LOC117126836 gene encoding glutathione S-transferase T2-like, whose protein sequence is MDSRDPSNPYSDSPSYSYLLHSQNFQYGSFPPSQNYGGGSEIPPFSSQAPEAPAQRENPSVASKERRQWTPADDEVVISVWLNTSKDAVVGNQQKSGTFWKRVAEYYASSPHAKASGEHREWLNLKQRWQKINDYTNKFCGAYAAAERHISSGQSETDVLKAAYDIYFADHQRKFNLEHAWCLLRFEQKWLSLNTPKPTGSGKRRLERIVRKHQAPLLDDLMRKKNLSKLAILDTLLTKPGTLSEAEEVVKNKLLAQLF, encoded by the exons ATGGATTCAAGGGATCCTTCGAATCCATATAGTGACTCCCCTAGTTATAGCTATCTTCTCCACAGTCAAAACTTCCAGTATGGAAGTTTTCCTCCGAGTCAAAACTATGGAGGAGGATCGGAGATACCTCCTTTTAGTTCACAAGCACCAGAGGCTCCCGCTCAACGTGAAAACCCATCCGTTGCCTCTAAGGAGAGAAGGCAATGGACTCCAGCTGATGACGAGGTTGTAATAAGTGTGTGGCTCAATACATCTAAGGATGCTGTAGTTGGAAATCAACAAAAATCTGGGACGTTTTGGAAACGTGTAGCGGAGTATTATGCATCTAGCCCACATGCGAAAGCGAGTGGTGAACATAGAGAGTGGCTCAATCTTAAGCAGAGGTGGCAGAAAATTAATGACTACACCAACAAATTCTGTGGTGCTTACGCGGCTGCAGAGAGACACATCAGTTCTGGTCAGAGCGAGACTGATGTCCTCAAGGCGGCTTATGATATTTACTTCGCTGATCATCAAAGGAAATTCAATCTGGAGCATGCCTGGTGTTTGTTAAGGTTTGAGCAGAAGTGGCTGAGTCTTAACACTCCTAAACCGACCGGGAGTGGAAAGCGAAGGCTGGAGAGGATTGTTCGCAAACATCAAGCGCCACTATTG GATGATCTCATGAGGAAGAAGAATTTGTCGAAGCTTGCCATTCTAGACACACTCCTAACTAAGCCAGGAACACTAAGTGAGGCTGAGGAAGTTGTGAAGAACAAGCTGCTCGCTCAGCTTTTctga